In a genomic window of Gemmatimonadaceae bacterium:
- a CDS encoding agmatine deiminase family protein, producing the protein MTGAKPATMSRAGESEGSTRSRYTMPAEWERHDATWIAWPHHEPDWPGKLGAIPWVYAEIVRSLHTRERVEIVCNDENVRAAAMAMLAAHHVAEDGYRLHVVPTDRVWLRDSAPTFVWTDDGSVEMVSWRFNAWAKYDNYRLDNEVGAALEQITLLPRIEALRADDRNPLVLEGGGIEVDGAGRVLVTEEWLLSDVQVRNPGMTRESYEEAFAHYLGATETVWLGKGSAGDDTHGHIDDIARFASPGTVLLAFEENRSDANHKPSVDNLKRLEAIAAERPLRVVKLPYPRPVMMEGQRLPASYANFYIANGVVLVPTFNDPMDRVALDIIAAEFPVREIVGIHSVDLVWGLGTLHCLTQQQPAPRTK; encoded by the coding sequence ATGACCGGCGCAAAGCCCGCGACGATGTCGCGGGCTGGCGAATCGGAGGGAAGCACCCGCTCGCGTTACACGATGCCCGCCGAGTGGGAGCGGCACGATGCCACGTGGATCGCCTGGCCGCATCACGAGCCCGACTGGCCGGGAAAGCTCGGCGCAATCCCATGGGTGTACGCTGAGATCGTCCGTTCCCTCCACACTCGCGAGCGCGTCGAAATTGTCTGCAACGACGAGAATGTCCGCGCCGCCGCCATGGCAATGCTCGCGGCGCACCACGTCGCCGAGGACGGATACCGCCTGCACGTAGTGCCCACCGACCGTGTATGGCTCCGGGACTCGGCTCCAACTTTCGTCTGGACCGACGACGGCTCCGTCGAGATGGTCAGCTGGCGCTTCAACGCCTGGGCCAAATACGACAATTATCGACTCGACAACGAGGTCGGCGCGGCGCTAGAACAGATTACCCTACTTCCGCGTATCGAGGCTCTTCGGGCTGACGATCGAAATCCGCTGGTCCTCGAGGGTGGCGGGATCGAGGTGGATGGCGCGGGGCGCGTGCTTGTCACGGAAGAGTGGCTCCTGAGCGACGTCCAGGTGCGCAACCCGGGAATGACGCGCGAGTCGTACGAAGAGGCATTCGCGCATTACCTCGGCGCAACTGAAACAGTGTGGCTCGGCAAGGGCTCCGCTGGCGACGATACGCACGGACATATCGACGACATCGCGCGCTTTGCTTCACCCGGCACCGTGCTGCTCGCGTTCGAGGAAAATCGAAGCGATGCCAATCACAAGCCTTCAGTCGATAACCTGAAACGTCTCGAGGCGATCGCGGCGGAGCGGCCGCTTCGCGTCGTGAAGCTTCCGTATCCCCGCCCGGTGATGATGGAAGGACAGCGCCTGCCCGCCAGCTACGCCAATTTCTACATCGCCAACGGCGTCGTTCTGGTGCCGACGTTCAACGACCCGATGGATCGGGTCGCACTCGACATCATCGCGGCGGAATTTCCCGTCAGGGAGATCGTCGGAATTCATTCAGTAGACCTGGTCTGGGGGCTTGGCACGCTTCACTGTCTGACTCAGCAGCAGCCGGCGCCGCGAACGAAGTGA
- a CDS encoding DUF393 domain-containing protein: MTAQVGQREYTVVYDGSCNVCSRIVSVLQRRDMDERLEIIPSRDVAVPQRFPWIPPGAYAESLQVIRTADNRTWQGAAAVEQLLDVLPKGRFISWIFSIPFARPLAERLYRGFARNRYRLGCKLHS; the protein is encoded by the coding sequence GTGACCGCCCAGGTCGGCCAGCGCGAGTACACCGTTGTCTACGATGGCAGCTGCAATGTCTGCAGCCGGATCGTAAGCGTCCTCCAGCGGAGAGACATGGACGAGCGGCTGGAGATCATACCGTCCCGCGATGTCGCAGTCCCGCAGCGCTTCCCCTGGATTCCTCCGGGCGCATACGCAGAATCGCTGCAGGTGATTCGCACGGCGGACAACCGCACGTGGCAGGGTGCTGCCGCTGTCGAGCAGCTGTTGGACGTACTGCCCAAGGGCCGGTTTATCTCGTGGATATTCTCGATTCCGTTCGCCCGCCCGCTCGCTGAGAGGCTGTATCGCGGCTTTGCCCGAAATAGGTACAGGCTGGGCTGCAAGCTGCACTCGTGA